In a single window of the Micromonospora sp. WMMD1155 genome:
- a CDS encoding PLP-dependent aminotransferase family protein, which produces MTGTTLDDYTDRYARRVRGMTASEIRALFAVASRPEVVSLAGGAPYIAALPLDAVGEMLGRLGSEHGVSTLQYGIGQGTLELRERICEVMALSGIDAACGASPEDVVVTVGGQQALDLVARLFLDPGDVVLAEGPTYVGALGVFQAAQAQVVHVPMDADGLVPEALEAAIADLARAGRRVKFLYTIPTYQNPTGVTLSEERRERVLDICERAGLLVVEDDPYGQLGFEGEAPAPLRARRRDGVFYLSTFSKTFAPGLRVGWILAPHAVRDKLVIASEAQILCPSGYAQAAVSTYLGTMPWRQQLKVYREVYRERRDALLDAMTDLMPEGTSWTTPTGGLFVWATLPDGLDSKAMMPRAIAARVAYVPGTGFYADGTGTGAMRLNFSFPPPERIREGVRRLSGVMEQEMAMRRVFGAVGGATSRRGRAGSDAPGPDLA; this is translated from the coding sequence ATGACCGGCACGACGCTCGACGACTACACCGACCGGTACGCCCGGCGGGTACGCGGGATGACCGCCTCGGAGATCCGAGCACTGTTCGCGGTGGCCAGCCGCCCGGAGGTCGTCTCGCTCGCCGGTGGTGCTCCCTACATCGCCGCGCTGCCGCTGGACGCGGTCGGCGAGATGCTCGGTCGGCTCGGCTCCGAGCACGGGGTGAGCACCCTTCAGTACGGCATCGGCCAGGGCACACTCGAGCTGCGCGAGCGGATCTGCGAGGTGATGGCGCTCTCCGGCATCGACGCCGCGTGTGGCGCCTCCCCGGAGGACGTGGTGGTCACCGTGGGCGGGCAGCAGGCGCTCGACCTGGTGGCCCGGCTCTTCCTCGACCCGGGTGACGTCGTGCTCGCCGAAGGGCCGACGTACGTCGGTGCGCTGGGCGTGTTCCAGGCCGCCCAGGCGCAGGTCGTGCACGTACCGATGGACGCGGACGGCCTCGTCCCCGAGGCGCTGGAAGCCGCCATCGCCGATCTCGCCCGGGCCGGACGCCGGGTGAAGTTCCTCTACACGATCCCGACCTACCAGAACCCGACCGGTGTGACGCTCAGCGAGGAGCGCCGGGAACGGGTGCTCGACATCTGCGAACGCGCCGGACTGCTCGTCGTCGAGGACGACCCGTACGGTCAGCTCGGTTTCGAGGGTGAGGCGCCGGCACCCCTGCGGGCCCGCCGCCGGGATGGTGTGTTCTACCTCAGCACCTTCTCCAAGACCTTCGCCCCCGGGCTGCGGGTCGGTTGGATCCTCGCCCCGCACGCGGTCCGCGACAAGCTGGTCATCGCCAGCGAAGCGCAGATCCTCTGCCCCAGCGGCTACGCCCAGGCGGCCGTGTCCACCTACCTGGGCACGATGCCCTGGCGGCAGCAGCTCAAGGTCTATCGCGAGGTCTACCGGGAACGCCGGGACGCCCTGCTCGACGCGATGACCGACCTGATGCCCGAGGGCACCAGCTGGACCACCCCGACCGGCGGTCTCTTCGTGTGGGCCACCCTGCCCGACGGGCTCGATTCCAAGGCCATGATGCCGCGAGCGATCGCCGCGCGGGTCGCCTACGTGCCCGGCACCGGCTTCTACGCCGACGGCACCGGCACCGGCGCGATGCGCCTCAACTTCAGCTTCCCGCCGCCGGAGCGGATCCGCGAGGGCGTCCGTCGGCTGTCCGGCGTGATGGAGCAGGAGATGGCGATGCGCCGGGTCTTCGGCGCCGTGGGCGGTGCCACCAGCCGGCGCGGCCGGGCCGGCTCCGACGCGCCAGGACCCGACTTGGCATGA
- the trxA gene encoding thioredoxin, with product MGNTKAVTDKSFVADVLQADKPVLVDFWAEWCGPCRKVSPLLEEIAGEMGDQVTIVKLNIDENPETARAYRVMSVPTLTVFKNGQPVQSIAGAKPKGELVRLIQSAL from the coding sequence GTGGGAAATACCAAGGCGGTAACGGACAAGAGCTTCGTCGCCGACGTGCTGCAGGCCGACAAGCCGGTTCTGGTGGACTTCTGGGCCGAGTGGTGCGGCCCCTGCCGCAAGGTGTCGCCGCTGCTCGAGGAGATCGCCGGCGAGATGGGTGACCAGGTCACCATCGTCAAGCTCAACATCGACGAGAACCCGGAGACCGCACGGGCCTACCGGGTGATGTCGGTGCCGACGCTCACCGTCTTCAAGAACGGCCAGCCGGTGCAGTCGATCGCCGGCGCCAAGCCGAAGGGCGAGCTGGTCCGGCTCATCCAGTCGGCCCTCTGA
- the murJ gene encoding murein biosynthesis integral membrane protein MurJ, whose product MSGGLYRSANAANDGGPGIRPGDGATFISAEPLNQPALESTAPPQEQVGEASAAANSAVMAIGSLVSRGTGFLRTLVLTAALGGALVGDAYTTAQILPGMVYEFLLGGILTSVLIPVLVRRRKVDTDGGQAYAQRLLTLAVLTLAGAALLAVLAAGWLTKLYTSDNRGADYQELVTSLSYLMLPMIFFTGLSALISAVLNTRGHFAAPMWAPILNNIVVIATAGLYIAIFGAEIVKPDEMTTGRILLISGGTLLGVAIQAAGLLPALRKVGFRWKLRFDFRALGLRELGRLGGWMFCYVAVSQVGLIVLFNLLNRAGDGDAGALIYNNVFLLLMMAHGIIAVSIITALMPRMSAAAADGRYADVAADLSRGTRTVSAVLAPIAVCYAVLATPLAVVLFRYGAFSDENAADTSLVLLLAALALVPFAISQLFTFAFYALPDTRTPALINIPVVALRIGVQIVLFAAFAAHFAAAGMMIGNAVSYLAAAIGSAWLLRPRVGRIGLGHIMRTLGRVLVAALGAALVGLLVINLLPGGETPSWAQAVIQLVIGGAVIGGTYLGLAMLLRISEITEVVGMVRRRLGR is encoded by the coding sequence ATGAGCGGCGGGCTCTACCGCAGCGCCAACGCCGCGAACGACGGCGGCCCTGGCATCCGTCCCGGGGACGGCGCCACCTTCATCTCCGCCGAGCCGCTGAACCAGCCGGCCCTGGAGTCGACCGCGCCGCCGCAGGAGCAGGTGGGCGAGGCGAGCGCGGCAGCCAACAGCGCGGTGATGGCGATCGGCAGCCTGGTCAGCCGGGGTACGGGCTTCCTGCGGACGCTGGTGCTGACCGCCGCGCTCGGTGGGGCGCTGGTCGGTGACGCCTACACCACCGCGCAGATCCTGCCGGGAATGGTCTACGAGTTCCTGCTCGGCGGAATCCTCACCAGCGTGCTGATCCCGGTGCTGGTCCGTCGGCGCAAGGTCGACACCGACGGCGGCCAGGCGTACGCCCAGCGGCTGTTGACCCTCGCGGTGCTGACCCTGGCGGGAGCAGCCCTGCTGGCCGTGCTGGCGGCGGGCTGGCTTACCAAGCTCTACACCAGCGACAACCGCGGAGCGGACTACCAGGAGCTGGTCACCAGCCTGTCGTACCTGATGTTGCCGATGATCTTCTTCACCGGCCTCAGCGCGTTGATCAGCGCGGTACTCAACACCCGGGGTCACTTCGCCGCCCCGATGTGGGCGCCGATCCTCAACAACATCGTGGTGATCGCCACCGCCGGTCTCTACATCGCGATCTTCGGTGCGGAGATCGTGAAGCCGGACGAGATGACCACCGGCCGGATCCTCCTGATCAGCGGTGGCACCCTGCTCGGTGTCGCGATCCAGGCCGCCGGCCTGCTGCCGGCGCTGCGCAAGGTCGGCTTCCGGTGGAAGCTCCGCTTCGACTTCCGCGCGCTCGGCCTGCGTGAGCTGGGCCGGCTCGGCGGCTGGATGTTCTGCTACGTGGCGGTCAGTCAGGTCGGCCTGATCGTGCTGTTCAACCTGCTCAACCGGGCGGGCGACGGGGACGCCGGCGCCCTGATCTACAACAACGTCTTCCTGCTGCTGATGATGGCGCACGGCATCATCGCCGTCTCGATCATCACCGCGTTGATGCCCCGGATGAGCGCCGCCGCCGCCGACGGCCGCTACGCCGACGTGGCCGCCGACCTGTCCCGGGGCACCCGGACGGTCTCCGCGGTGCTCGCTCCGATCGCCGTCTGCTACGCCGTGCTCGCCACCCCGCTAGCGGTGGTGCTGTTCCGCTACGGCGCGTTCAGCGACGAGAACGCCGCCGACACCTCGCTGGTGCTGCTGCTGGCCGCGCTCGCTCTGGTGCCGTTCGCGATCAGCCAGCTCTTCACCTTCGCCTTCTACGCCCTGCCGGACACCCGCACCCCGGCGTTGATCAACATTCCGGTCGTGGCGCTGCGGATCGGCGTGCAGATCGTGCTGTTCGCCGCGTTCGCCGCCCACTTCGCAGCGGCCGGGATGATGATCGGTAACGCTGTCTCGTATCTGGCGGCGGCGATCGGCTCCGCCTGGCTGCTCCGTCCGCGGGTCGGTCGGATCGGGCTGGGCCACATCATGCGCACCCTGGGCCGGGTCCTGGTCGCCGCGCTCGGCGCCGCGCTGGTCGGCCTGCTCGTGATCAACCTGCTACCCGGTGGCGAAACGCCGAGCTGGGCCCAGGCCGTCATCCAACTGGTGATCGGCGGAGCGGTGATCGGTGGGACCTACCTGGGTCTGGCCATGCTGCTGCGGATCAGTGAGATCACCGAGGTGGTCGGCATGGTCCGACGTCGCCTCGGTCGCTGA
- a CDS encoding N-acetylmuramoyl-L-alanine amidase, translated as MRPIRPGDRGPAVTEIRTILLSLDILAAAGTHADEFDLDTERAVRAFQQSRGLSVDGRVGAETWRALDAARWRLGARTLYHAVPEPLTGEDVRSLQERLLEMGYDVGRADSIYGIRTARAVAQFQREVGLTPDGACGPHTMNALRRIGRKVVGGRPQWLRESDAIRQSGPALVGKTVVIDPGHGGTDPGMVVPDGSLRWTEADLVHDLASRLEGRLAASGVRVQLTRGPAPDSCLPDTERALLANSLGADVFISLHLDGHANPDAEGVATYHYGTDNGVTSATGERLAGLVQREIVARTGLRDCRTHAKTWELLRLTRMPAVRVEVGYLTSPTDRAQLVDPRFRDRVVEAIVAAVQRMYYPIERDVPTGSLDVSELRAVVTAGTVVD; from the coding sequence GTGCGTCCGATCCGACCCGGTGACCGGGGACCAGCGGTCACGGAGATCCGTACCATCCTTCTCAGCCTCGACATCCTCGCCGCCGCCGGAACGCACGCCGACGAGTTCGACCTCGACACCGAGCGGGCGGTCCGCGCCTTCCAGCAGTCCCGTGGGCTCAGCGTGGACGGCCGGGTCGGTGCGGAGACCTGGCGCGCCCTGGACGCCGCCCGGTGGCGGCTCGGCGCCCGCACCCTCTACCACGCCGTCCCCGAGCCGCTCACCGGCGAGGACGTCCGATCGCTCCAGGAACGGCTCCTGGAAATGGGGTACGACGTGGGCCGGGCGGACTCCATCTACGGCATCCGGACCGCCCGCGCGGTGGCCCAGTTCCAGCGCGAGGTAGGGCTCACCCCCGACGGCGCCTGCGGCCCACACACGATGAACGCGCTACGCCGGATCGGCCGCAAGGTGGTCGGTGGCCGCCCGCAGTGGCTCCGCGAGTCCGACGCGATCCGGCAGTCCGGGCCCGCGCTGGTCGGCAAGACGGTGGTCATCGACCCCGGGCACGGGGGCACCGACCCCGGGATGGTGGTGCCCGACGGGTCGCTTCGCTGGACCGAGGCGGACCTGGTGCACGACCTCGCCAGCCGGCTGGAGGGACGACTCGCCGCGTCCGGGGTGCGGGTGCAGCTCACCAGGGGGCCGGCACCGGACAGCTGCCTACCGGACACCGAGAGGGCTCTGCTGGCCAACTCACTCGGTGCCGACGTGTTCATCTCACTGCACCTGGACGGCCACGCCAACCCGGACGCGGAGGGCGTCGCGACGTACCACTACGGCACCGACAACGGGGTGACCTCGGCGACCGGTGAACGCCTGGCCGGTCTCGTGCAGCGGGAGATCGTCGCACGGACCGGGCTGCGGGACTGCCGTACCCACGCCAAGACCTGGGAGCTGCTACGACTGACCCGGATGCCCGCCGTCCGGGTCGAGGTCGGCTACCTCACCTCACCCACGGACCGCGCCCAACTGGTCGACCCGCGGTTCCGGGACCGGGTGGTGGAGGCGATCGTGGCTGCGGTGCAGCGGATGTACTACCCGATCGAACGGGACGTCCCGACCGGCTCGCTGGACGTCAGTGAGCTGCGGGCGGTCGTGACCGCCGGCACGGTGGTCGACTGA
- the trxB gene encoding thioredoxin-disulfide reductase, giving the protein MDEVRNLIIIGSGPAGYTAAVYASRANLKPLIIEGVQSGGALMTTTEVENFPGFADGILGPELMDNMRKQAERFGAEFLTDDVTRVELVDTGDVGSGAVSTVWVGETAYRAKSVILSTGSAWRPLGVPGEQEYLGHGVSACATCDGFFFRNQHIVVVGGGDSAMEEATFLTRFADSVTIIHRRDSFRASKIMADRALSNEKIKVEWNSTVEEILGDDGKVTGVRVRNVHTGETKVMDVTGVFVAIGHDPRSELFRDQVELDDEGYVKVQAPSTRTNVPGVFAAGDVVDHTYRQAITAAGTGCAAALDAERFIATLG; this is encoded by the coding sequence GTGGACGAGGTCCGCAACCTGATCATCATCGGCTCCGGGCCGGCTGGCTACACGGCGGCGGTCTACGCCTCGCGCGCCAACCTGAAGCCGCTGATCATTGAGGGCGTGCAGTCCGGTGGTGCCCTGATGACCACGACCGAGGTGGAAAACTTTCCCGGCTTCGCCGACGGCATCCTCGGCCCGGAGCTGATGGACAACATGCGCAAGCAGGCCGAGCGGTTCGGTGCCGAGTTCCTCACCGACGACGTGACCCGGGTCGAGCTGGTGGACACCGGCGACGTCGGCTCCGGCGCGGTGAGCACCGTCTGGGTCGGCGAGACCGCCTACCGGGCCAAGTCCGTCATCCTCTCCACCGGTTCGGCCTGGCGTCCGCTGGGCGTGCCCGGTGAGCAGGAATACCTGGGTCACGGCGTGTCCGCGTGCGCCACCTGTGACGGCTTCTTCTTCCGTAACCAGCACATCGTGGTCGTCGGCGGAGGTGACTCGGCGATGGAGGAGGCCACCTTCCTCACCCGCTTCGCCGACTCGGTCACGATCATCCACCGCCGCGACTCGTTCCGGGCCAGCAAGATCATGGCCGACCGGGCGCTGAGCAACGAGAAGATCAAGGTCGAGTGGAACAGCACCGTCGAGGAGATCCTCGGCGACGACGGCAAGGTCACCGGCGTACGGGTCCGCAACGTGCACACCGGCGAGACCAAGGTGATGGACGTGACCGGCGTCTTCGTGGCCATCGGTCACGACCCGCGCAGTGAGCTGTTCCGCGACCAGGTCGAGCTGGACGACGAGGGTTACGTCAAGGTCCAGGCTCCCAGCACCCGCACCAACGTGCCCGGCGTGTTCGCCGCCGGCGACGTGGTCGACCACACCTACCGTCAGGCGATCACCGCGGCCGGCACCGGTTGTGCCGCCGCGCTCGACGCTGAACGGTTCATCGCGACGCTCGGCTGA
- a CDS encoding protein kinase family protein, whose translation MPSSAGPSIDTITEGGRVTQVGEGQEADESAPPVMTFGAPTAGEVLAERYELVEHINNDSAGRLVWRGVDVILRRPVAVVLRYPGGDSATEMLQAAVAASRVIHPNLVGVYDAIDEADRAYVVREWVDGQSLRDLTAEGPLDPARATAIGNAVASALAAVHATGMVHGNVHPGTVMISDEGRVVLADARTDGDDSQENDIRAVGGVLYFALTGYWPHAEAPLRGATAGHGRAAIPDAVRDATGALAAPRQVRAGVPAYLDDLTMDLLDAQIAPPSSDVLAAELARLDVPAEEEHYLDNSGPLRFAAETGDEPSPLAAAGGRKVALGIAGLLVVALVGLLIGISTLGDDGDKDPQANQPPAPTSSAPAGDATPAANQVRPLVVKDVRIIDPDSKDRSEVGGAEKVIDGDEDKGWETETYQGRPNFGNLKKGMGVWLDLGEPHSVKSVQAVLSAPGASAQLMSGTTNPPSNSSGDKQLVANYTDLIGQPFEDHDGATMAFNGFDADKKYQYLLFWITELPPSEGGFKLGVQEITVQGS comes from the coding sequence ATGCCCAGCAGTGCGGGTCCATCGATCGACACGATCACCGAGGGAGGACGGGTGACCCAGGTCGGCGAGGGTCAGGAGGCGGACGAAAGCGCTCCTCCGGTCATGACCTTCGGTGCTCCCACGGCCGGTGAAGTCCTCGCCGAGCGGTACGAGCTGGTTGAGCACATCAACAACGACAGCGCGGGTCGGCTGGTCTGGCGTGGGGTCGACGTCATCCTGCGCCGTCCCGTCGCGGTGGTGCTGCGCTACCCGGGTGGCGACTCCGCCACCGAGATGCTTCAGGCCGCCGTCGCGGCCAGCCGGGTCATCCACCCGAACCTGGTCGGCGTCTACGACGCGATCGACGAGGCCGACCGGGCGTACGTGGTGCGCGAGTGGGTCGACGGGCAGTCCCTGCGGGACCTCACCGCCGAAGGCCCCCTGGACCCGGCCCGGGCCACCGCGATCGGCAACGCCGTCGCCAGCGCTCTCGCCGCGGTGCACGCCACCGGCATGGTGCACGGAAACGTGCACCCCGGCACCGTCATGATCAGTGACGAGGGCCGAGTCGTCCTGGCGGACGCCCGCACCGACGGCGACGACAGCCAGGAGAACGACATCCGGGCGGTGGGCGGCGTCCTCTACTTCGCCCTGACCGGTTACTGGCCGCACGCCGAGGCACCGCTGCGGGGCGCCACCGCCGGTCACGGCCGCGCCGCCATCCCGGACGCCGTTCGGGACGCCACGGGTGCCCTCGCGGCGCCCCGCCAGGTCCGTGCGGGCGTGCCCGCTTACCTGGACGACCTGACGATGGATCTGCTCGACGCGCAGATCGCTCCGCCGTCCTCCGACGTGCTCGCCGCCGAGTTGGCCCGACTCGACGTGCCGGCCGAGGAGGAGCACTACCTCGACAACAGCGGGCCGCTGCGGTTCGCCGCCGAAACCGGCGACGAGCCGTCGCCGCTGGCCGCTGCCGGAGGTCGCAAGGTCGCCCTGGGCATCGCCGGTCTGCTGGTGGTCGCCCTGGTCGGTCTCCTGATCGGGATCAGCACCCTGGGCGACGACGGCGACAAGGACCCGCAGGCCAACCAGCCTCCCGCTCCCACGTCCAGCGCACCGGCCGGCGATGCCACACCGGCCGCGAACCAGGTGCGCCCGCTAGTGGTGAAGGATGTCCGGATCATCGACCCGGACAGCAAGGACCGCAGCGAGGTCGGCGGGGCCGAGAAGGTCATCGACGGTGACGAGGACAAGGGCTGGGAGACCGAGACGTACCAGGGCCGGCCCAACTTCGGCAACCTGAAGAAGGGCATGGGGGTCTGGCTCGACCTCGGCGAGCCGCACAGCGTCAAGTCGGTGCAGGCCGTGCTCTCCGCACCGGGCGCGTCCGCCCAGCTCATGTCCGGCACGACCAATCCGCCGTCGAACTCGAGTGGCGACAAGCAGTTGGTCGCCAACTACACGGACCTCATCGGGCAACCCTTCGAGGACCACGACGGCGCCACCATGGCGTTCAACGGCTTCGACGCCGACAAGAAATACCAGTACCTGCTGTTCTGGATCACCGAACTGCCACCGTCCGAGGGTGGTTTCAAGCTGGGGGTGCAGGAGATCACGGTCCAGGGGTCGTGA
- a CDS encoding D-alanine--D-alanine ligase, with amino-acid sequence MGTTAAERLLVTDSAAPPDLRVVVLAGGLSYERDVSLRSGRRVLDALRAVGLEAELRDADVALLPALAADPPDAVVIALHGATGEDGSLRGVLDLCDIPYVGCDARASRLAWDKPSAKAVLREAGIPTPDWVALPHDRFSELGAVAVLDRIVDRLGLPLMVKPAQGGSGLGGAVVRDAAALPAAMVGCFSYDSTALVERYVPGMDVAVSVVDLGDGPQALPPVEIVPRNGVYDYAARYTAGRTTWHAPARLDPEVSATVADVALAAHTALGLRDLSRVDVIVDAAGQPHVLEVNVSPGMTETSLLPLAVQAAGLDFGRLLGTLVSRAATRLATA; translated from the coding sequence ATGGGTACGACCGCCGCTGAGCGCCTCCTCGTGACTGATTCCGCAGCCCCGCCCGACCTGCGCGTCGTGGTGCTCGCGGGCGGGCTCTCCTACGAGCGGGACGTGTCACTGCGCTCCGGCCGTCGGGTGCTCGACGCACTGCGTGCCGTCGGGTTGGAAGCCGAGTTGCGGGACGCCGACGTGGCGCTGCTACCGGCGCTCGCCGCAGATCCGCCGGACGCCGTGGTGATCGCACTGCACGGCGCGACCGGCGAGGACGGCTCGCTGCGGGGAGTCCTGGACCTCTGCGACATCCCGTACGTCGGCTGCGACGCCAGAGCCTCCCGACTCGCCTGGGACAAACCCTCGGCCAAGGCGGTGCTCCGCGAAGCCGGCATCCCCACCCCGGACTGGGTGGCACTCCCACACGATCGCTTCTCCGAACTCGGGGCGGTCGCCGTACTGGACCGGATCGTCGACCGACTCGGCCTACCTCTGATGGTGAAGCCGGCGCAGGGCGGTTCCGGGCTCGGCGGCGCGGTGGTCCGGGACGCCGCGGCGCTGCCCGCCGCGATGGTCGGATGCTTCTCGTACGACTCCACCGCGCTGGTGGAGAGGTACGTGCCCGGCATGGACGTGGCGGTCTCCGTCGTCGACCTCGGTGACGGTCCGCAGGCTCTGCCGCCGGTGGAGATCGTGCCGCGCAACGGTGTGTACGACTACGCCGCCCGCTACACGGCCGGACGCACCACCTGGCACGCTCCGGCCCGGCTCGACCCGGAGGTCTCCGCCACGGTCGCCGACGTGGCTCTCGCCGCGCACACCGCACTCGGACTGCGGGATCTCTCGCGGGTCGACGTGATCGTGGACGCGGCCGGGCAGCCACACGTGCTGGAGGTCAACGTCTCGCCGGGCATGACCGAGACCTCGCTGCTGCCACTCGCCGTGCAGGCGGCGGGGCTCGATTTCGGCCGTCTCCTCGGCACCCTGGTCAGCCGCGCGGCGACCCGCCTCGCCACGGCCTGA
- a CDS encoding GNAT family N-acetyltransferase, whose amino-acid sequence MSRRLVSLTLDTLEDLPSPCRQCVYWELDPVSADRACAAGDPGLEKEAWVSQTLLEWGSCGKLAYVDGMPAGFVMYAPPAYVPRSMAFPTSPVSADAALLMTANVVAAFAGGGLGRMLVQGVARDLTKRGIKAIEAFGDAKFGDADDPSGGCVAPVDFFLSVGFKTVRPHPRFPRLRLELRTALSWKSDVEYALEKLLGSMSPETLLRPVRPAPATRSTNG is encoded by the coding sequence ATGTCGCGACGTCTGGTCAGCCTGACCCTCGACACGTTGGAAGACCTGCCCAGCCCGTGCCGGCAGTGCGTCTACTGGGAGCTCGACCCGGTCTCCGCCGACCGGGCCTGCGCCGCTGGTGATCCGGGCCTGGAGAAGGAGGCGTGGGTCTCCCAGACCCTGTTGGAGTGGGGCTCCTGCGGCAAGCTCGCCTACGTCGACGGCATGCCGGCCGGTTTCGTGATGTACGCCCCGCCCGCCTACGTGCCCCGCTCGATGGCGTTCCCGACGTCACCGGTCTCCGCCGACGCGGCACTGCTGATGACGGCCAACGTGGTCGCCGCGTTCGCCGGTGGCGGGCTGGGCCGGATGCTGGTGCAGGGCGTCGCCCGGGACCTGACCAAGCGGGGGATCAAGGCCATCGAGGCGTTCGGTGACGCCAAGTTCGGTGACGCCGACGATCCGTCGGGTGGCTGTGTGGCACCTGTCGACTTCTTCCTGTCGGTGGGGTTCAAGACGGTACGTCCGCACCCGCGTTTCCCCCGGCTGCGTCTCGAGTTGCGCACCGCGCTGAGCTGGAAGTCCGACGTCGAGTACGCGCTGGAGAAGCTGCTCGGCTCGATGAGTCCGGAGACCCTGCTCCGGCCGGTTCGTCCCGCCCCGGCGACCCGTTCCACCAACGGCTGA
- the sigM gene encoding RNA polymerase sigma factor SigM: protein MDEHATATDLELLRAHVDGDPHAFAELFRRHRDRLWAVALRTLGDREEAADALQDALLSAHRAAGRFRGDSAVTTWLHRIVVNACLDRIRRRQAHPTVPLPDGNRTEDGSGVGGPEPAAAAPDHDTALVVREALAALPLEQRAALVLVDVQGYAVAEVARILGVAEGTVKSRCARGRARLAVMLGHLRPTVAAAPPPRADPARPIRDVPGVTPGNPGPAQGVGSRSSRFRRDANQEDT, encoded by the coding sequence ATGGACGAGCACGCGACAGCCACCGACCTGGAGCTACTGCGTGCTCATGTCGACGGTGACCCGCACGCCTTCGCCGAGTTGTTCCGCCGGCACCGCGACCGGCTCTGGGCCGTCGCCCTGCGAACCCTCGGTGACCGCGAGGAGGCAGCCGACGCTCTGCAGGACGCGCTGCTGTCCGCGCACCGGGCCGCGGGCCGGTTCCGGGGCGACTCGGCCGTCACGACCTGGCTGCACCGCATCGTGGTGAACGCCTGTCTGGACCGGATCCGCCGCCGGCAGGCACACCCCACCGTGCCGCTGCCGGACGGCAACCGTACCGAGGACGGCTCAGGTGTCGGCGGGCCCGAGCCGGCCGCCGCGGCCCCGGACCACGACACCGCGCTGGTGGTCCGTGAGGCGCTCGCCGCACTGCCCCTCGAACAGCGAGCGGCGCTGGTGTTGGTGGACGTCCAGGGCTACGCGGTCGCCGAGGTCGCCCGCATCCTCGGCGTCGCCGAGGGGACGGTGAAGAGCCGGTGTGCCCGGGGTCGGGCCCGACTGGCGGTGATGCTCGGGCACCTGCGCCCCACCGTGGCCGCCGCGCCCCCGCCCCGAGCGGATCCGGCCCGCCCGATCCGAGACGTGCCGGGCGTCACGCCGGGGAACCCGGGCCCGGCACAGGGCGTCGGATCGAGGTCGAGCCGGTTCCGGCGGGACGCCAACCAGGAGGACACGTGA
- a CDS encoding IS630 family transposase, protein MAEPVRVRRLSDQEGQRLQRLVRRGTGSVVRLRRAMVVLASAGGNSVPVIARLVQADEDSVRQVIHRFNEMGMASLDPQWAGGRPRRISSDDEAFIVATANTRPAKLGRPFTCWSVRKLAEYLADNPDRKVIIGRERLRQVLRRHQITFQRTKTWKESTDPQREQKLARIEHVIEHFPHRTFAFDEFGPLTIRPHGGVGWQPKSRPRRLPANYHKLHGVRQFHGCYSIGDDTLWGVVRTQKSAANTLAALKSIRAARPDGAPIYIILDNLSAHKGFAIRRWAARNKVELCFTPTYASWANPIEAHFGPLRTFVIAGSDHPNHTVLARGLHAYLRWRNANARHPDVMAAQRRHRARIRSERHRRWGQPASRAA, encoded by the coding sequence GTGGCAGAGCCGGTTCGGGTACGTCGATTAAGTGATCAAGAGGGTCAACGGCTGCAGCGTCTGGTGCGTCGGGGCACCGGCTCGGTCGTGCGGCTGCGCCGAGCGATGGTCGTGCTCGCCTCAGCTGGCGGCAACAGTGTGCCGGTCATTGCCCGGCTCGTGCAGGCCGACGAAGACTCCGTTCGGCAGGTGATCCACCGGTTCAACGAGATGGGGATGGCCAGCCTGGACCCTCAGTGGGCGGGTGGCCGTCCCCGCCGGATCAGTAGCGACGACGAGGCGTTCATCGTCGCGACGGCCAACACCCGTCCCGCCAAGCTGGGACGGCCGTTCACCTGCTGGAGCGTGCGCAAGCTCGCCGAATACCTCGCTGACAACCCCGATCGGAAGGTGATCATCGGGCGGGAACGGCTACGGCAGGTGCTGCGCCGCCACCAGATCACCTTCCAACGCACGAAGACGTGGAAGGAGTCCACGGACCCCCAGCGGGAGCAGAAGCTGGCCCGTATCGAGCATGTGATTGAGCACTTCCCGCACCGCACGTTCGCGTTCGATGAGTTCGGGCCGCTGACGATCCGCCCGCACGGTGGCGTCGGCTGGCAGCCGAAAAGCCGCCCACGCAGGCTCCCGGCGAACTACCACAAGCTGCACGGCGTGCGGCAGTTCCACGGCTGCTACTCGATCGGCGACGACACCCTCTGGGGTGTGGTCCGCACCCAGAAATCGGCGGCGAACACCCTCGCCGCACTCAAGTCGATCCGGGCCGCCCGCCCTGACGGCGCCCCGATCTACATCATCTTGGACAACCTGTCCGCCCATAAGGGCTTCGCGATCCGACGGTGGGCGGCCCGGAACAAGGTCGAGTTGTGTTTCACCCCGACCTACGCCTCCTGGGCCAACCCGATCGAGGCGCACTTCGGGCCGCTGCGCACCTTCGTTATCGCCGGCTCCGACCACCCCAACCACACCGTCCTGGCCCGCGGCCTGCACGCCTACCTGCGCTGGCGCAACGCCAACGCCCGCCACCCCGACGTCATGGCCGCCCAACGCCGCCACCGCGCCCGCATCCGCAGCGAACGACACCGCCGCTGGGGCCAACCCGCCAGCCGAGCCGCATGA